A genomic segment from Syntrophales bacterium encodes:
- a CDS encoding (Fe-S)-binding protein produces the protein MLPIAGKIFLLLLICITVVAFSRRAKFLIALLKLGKAEDRSDQIGKRLKFALGQVLPQRCVLKHVTKGDFAGVGHMLLFYGFSLFVISYGFHIAEGFYERLSPALFGETFNNLFFLLLDIAGLTVITSIIWAAIRRYIIRPSRLKLSLEAGIILIMVFSLMLLSFFMEGFRLLSGETPFTEWAFVGMALANIFLKMGLQDKAYILFQIFWWVHMTVVFGFGIYILYSKHLHILASHFNLFFHSTGPQGSLQPITDMEEAESFGISKITEFSWKHLLDLYACTECGRCTDNCPASNSGKHLKPEEVVQNLKKHLFTSANYLLAEKGGEKQEGGEGQTMIGEVVTEEEIWDCTNCMACMEICPVAIEHINKIDDMRRYLVLMESKFPSALQTAFRNMENNSNPWGIGSHTRADWAKDLGIKTLTEDPHVEYLFYVGCAGSFDDRGKKVSVAFARILQVAGVSFGILGAEEGCCGDSAMRGGNEYLYQIIAQANIETMNGYGVKKIITTCPHGYNIIKKDYPQFGGNYEVYHHTEFLADLIARGKIRVKKPLEGLFTYHDSCFLGRYNNIYDQPRGILEAIPGMKLTEMERNHARSFCCGAGGARMWMEEDVGERINDMRTDQAIAAKADTIAVGCPFCLTMLTDGIKDRNREESMTSLDIAEIVWKAMDLSGPEFR, from the coding sequence ATGTTACCGATTGCGGGTAAGATCTTTCTTTTATTGTTGATATGTATCACCGTTGTTGCTTTTAGTAGGAGAGCGAAATTCCTTATCGCCCTCCTTAAATTAGGAAAGGCGGAAGACAGATCTGACCAGATCGGCAAGCGGTTGAAATTCGCTCTCGGTCAGGTACTCCCTCAGCGCTGTGTTCTGAAACACGTGACAAAAGGCGACTTTGCTGGCGTAGGACACATGCTCTTATTCTACGGCTTTTCTCTTTTTGTTATCAGTTATGGCTTTCATATTGCGGAAGGATTTTACGAGAGATTATCCCCCGCCCTTTTCGGAGAAACCTTTAATAACCTGTTTTTTCTCCTCTTAGACATTGCCGGCCTGACTGTTATTACCTCGATTATCTGGGCGGCAATCAGACGTTACATCATCAGGCCTTCCCGTTTGAAACTGTCCCTGGAAGCGGGAATCATCTTGATTATGGTTTTTTCCTTGATGCTCCTGAGCTTCTTCATGGAGGGTTTTCGCCTCCTCTCAGGAGAAACACCTTTCACCGAATGGGCTTTTGTAGGCATGGCCCTGGCAAATATTTTTTTGAAAATGGGTTTGCAGGACAAGGCTTACATTCTTTTCCAGATTTTCTGGTGGGTACACATGACAGTGGTATTCGGCTTCGGGATTTACATCCTCTACTCCAAGCACCTCCATATCCTTGCCTCTCACTTCAATCTCTTTTTCCATTCCACAGGCCCCCAAGGTTCTCTCCAGCCGATCACGGACATGGAAGAGGCGGAAAGTTTCGGCATCTCAAAAATTACAGAATTCTCCTGGAAACACCTCCTCGATCTGTATGCCTGCACGGAGTGCGGACGTTGTACCGACAACTGTCCCGCCAGTAACAGCGGGAAGCATCTAAAACCGGAAGAGGTCGTTCAAAACCTCAAGAAACACCTCTTCACCTCGGCAAACTATCTGCTTGCGGAAAAGGGAGGGGAAAAGCAGGAAGGGGGAGAAGGACAGACCATGATCGGTGAGGTGGTTACCGAGGAAGAGATCTGGGACTGCACCAATTGCATGGCCTGTATGGAGATATGCCCGGTGGCTATTGAACATATAAACAAGATTGACGATATGCGGCGCTATCTGGTTTTAATGGAGAGTAAATTCCCCTCCGCACTTCAGACAGCATTCCGTAACATGGAAAATAACTCCAACCCCTGGGGTATAGGCTCTCACACGCGGGCCGATTGGGCCAAAGACTTAGGTATCAAGACTCTAACGGAAGATCCCCATGTGGAATACCTGTTCTATGTAGGGTGTGCCGGATCGTTTGATGACCGGGGGAAGAAGGTCTCCGTGGCCTTCGCCCGTATCCTTCAGGTGGCTGGTGTCAGCTTCGGTATCCTCGGGGCCGAAGAGGGGTGCTGTGGCGATTCGGCCATGAGGGGAGGTAATGAGTATCTCTACCAGATAATTGCCCAGGCAAACATTGAAACGATGAACGGTTACGGTGTAAAGAAGATCATCACCACCTGTCCCCATGGGTATAATATCATCAAGAAGGATTATCCCCAATTTGGTGGCAACTATGAAGTGTACCATCATACCGAGTTCCTCGCCGATCTCATTGCCCGTGGTAAGATCAGGGTGAAAAAACCACTGGAAGGGTTGTTCACCTATCACGATTCCTGTTTCCTCGGCAGGTACAACAATATTTATGATCAGCCGAGAGGGATTCTTGAGGCCATTCCCGGCATGAAACTGACAGAGATGGAGCGAAACCATGCGAGGAGCTTCTGCTGTGGTGCCGGCGGTGCCAGGATGTGGATGGAAGAAGATGTAGGGGAGAGGATCAACGATATGAGGACCGATCAGGCTATTGCGGCAAAAGCAGATACAATCGCCGTGGGCTGTCCCTTCTGCCTCACCATGCTGACTGACGGGATCAAGGACCGTAACAGGGAAGAAAGCATGACCTCTCTCGATATCGCCGAGATCGTCTGGAAGGCTATGGATCTGTCAGGCCCCGAATTTCGTTAA
- a CDS encoding 2,3-bisphosphoglycerate-independent phosphoglycerate mutase, producing MNPELIDTLVVKNETKIVFLIMDGLGGLPMGGRDQTELEAARTPYLDALTKKSICGLLDPIGYGITPGSGPAHFALFGYDPIKNNVGRGLLSAAGIDFPMTARDLFMRVNFATIDHQGRVTDRRAGRIDNETNRRLCRKLQEQIRLTSGMEVFFETEKEHRALFVLRGDELREEIEETDPQKIGVLPLPPRPLIREAENTAAAIAELVEKAKESLGDEKKANMVLLRGYARYRHFPSISERFGLNPLAIANYPMYRGIARLLGMTVNTGANTIEDEFDILCENYQHFDFFFIHVKDTDSRGEDGNFAEKVSVIEKVDSLIPLITDLHPHVLVVTGDHSTPAALASHSWHPLPVLLLSDTCRPDRVERFGERDCINGGLGRMPMVYLMGLALAHAKRLTKFGA from the coding sequence ATGAATCCAGAACTGATTGATACGCTGGTGGTAAAAAACGAGACGAAGATCGTTTTCCTGATTATGGACGGCCTCGGCGGCCTGCCCATGGGAGGGAGGGATCAGACGGAGCTGGAAGCGGCAAGGACCCCTTACCTCGATGCCCTAACTAAGAAGTCCATCTGCGGGCTTCTTGACCCGATTGGCTACGGAATCACACCGGGAAGCGGCCCGGCCCACTTTGCCCTCTTTGGGTATGACCCCATCAAAAACAATGTGGGGCGCGGCCTCCTGTCGGCGGCAGGGATTGATTTTCCCATGACGGCGAGGGACCTCTTTATGCGGGTCAACTTTGCAACCATTGACCATCAGGGCAGGGTCACGGACAGACGGGCAGGCCGCATAGATAATGAAACCAATCGGAGGCTCTGCCGGAAGCTTCAGGAACAGATCCGCCTGACATCCGGTATGGAGGTCTTCTTTGAGACGGAAAAGGAACACCGGGCATTGTTTGTCCTCCGGGGAGATGAACTCCGGGAAGAGATCGAGGAAACGGACCCCCAGAAGATCGGGGTACTCCCTCTTCCTCCCCGACCCTTGATACGAGAGGCAGAAAATACCGCCGCTGCCATCGCAGAGCTTGTAGAAAAAGCAAAGGAGTCCCTTGGCGACGAGAAAAAGGCAAACATGGTCCTTCTGCGGGGCTATGCCAGGTACCGCCACTTTCCCAGTATCAGCGAGAGATTCGGCCTCAATCCCCTCGCCATTGCCAATTATCCCATGTACAGGGGGATCGCCCGGCTTCTCGGGATGACGGTTAATACCGGGGCGAACACCATCGAAGATGAATTTGATATCCTCTGTGAGAACTACCAGCATTTCGACTTCTTCTTTATTCATGTCAAGGATACCGATTCGCGGGGGGAAGATGGAAATTTTGCGGAAAAGGTCAGCGTGATCGAAAAGGTAGATTCTCTGATCCCCCTGATTACCGACCTCCATCCCCATGTCCTGGTGGTTACAGGGGACCATTCCACGCCGGCAGCCCTGGCCTCTCATAGCTGGCATCCCTTGCCGGTCCTGCTGTTATCGGATACCTGCCGACCGGACAGGGTAGAGCGATTCGGGGAAAGGGATTGCATCAACGGTGGTCTCGGGCGGATGCCAATGGTTTACCTCATGGGTCTGGCACTTGCCCATGCTAAAAGGTTAACGAAATTCGGGGCCTGA